In a genomic window of Melopsittacus undulatus isolate bMelUnd1 chromosome 1, bMelUnd1.mat.Z, whole genome shotgun sequence:
- the BMI1 gene encoding polycomb complex protein BMI-1 has translation MHRTTRIKITELNPHLMCVLCGGYFIDATTIIECLHSFCKTCIVRYLETSKYCPICDVQVHKTRPLLNIRSDKTLQDIVYKLVPGLFKNEMKRRRDFYAAHPSADAANGSNEDRGEVADEDKRIITDDEIISLSIEFFDQNRLERKGNKEKEKSKEEVNDKRYLRCPAAMTVMHLRKFLRSKMDIPNTFQIDVMYEEEPLKDYYTLMDIAYIYTWRRNGPLPLKYRVRPTCKRMKISHQREGLNNSGELESDSGSDKASSPAGGIPSTSSCLPSPSTPVQSPHPQFPHISSTMNGTSSSPSSNHQSSFTNRARKTSINGSSATSSG, from the exons ATGCACCGAACCACCAGAATCAAAATAACCGAGCTAAACCCCCATCTCATGTGCGTGCTCTGCGGCGGGTACTTCATTGATGCAACAACCATCATAGAGTGCCTCCACTCCT TCTGTAAGACCTGTATCGTGCGTTACTTGGAGACCAGCAAGTATTGTCCCATCTGCGATGTCCAAGTTCACAAAACTCGACCACTTTTGAATATAAG gtcaGATAAAACTCTCCAAGATATTGTATACAAGCTAGTACCAGGCCTTTTCAAAA atgaaatgaaaagaagaagggaTTTTTATGCTGCTCATCCGTCGGCTGATG CTGCCAATGGCTCTAATGAAGACAGGGGAGAAGTGGCTGATGAAGACAAAAGAATTATAACAGACGACGAGATAATAAGCTTATCCATTGAATTCTTTGACCAGAATAG ACTGGAACGGAAAGgaaataaggagaaagaaaaatcaaaggaagAG GTGAATGACAAAAGATACTTGCGCTGCCCAGCAGCAATGACAGTGATGCATCTAAGAAAGTTCCTGAGGAGTAAAATGGATATACCCAACACTTTCCAG ATTGATGTGATGTATGAAGAGGAGCCTCTGAAGGACTACTACACCCTAATGGATATTGCCTACATCTATACCTGGAGGAGG AATGGGCCTCTCCCCCTGAAATACCGGGTCCGACCTACTTGCAAGAGGATGAAGATCAGTCACCAGAGGGAAGGCTTAAATAATAGCGGGGAGCTGGAAAGTGACTCTGGGAGCGACAAGGCGAGCAGCCCAGCAGGAGGCAtcccctccacctcctcctgtttgcccagccccagcacaccGGTCCAGTCTCCTCACCCCCAGTTCCCCCACATCTCCAGCACCATGAAcggcaccagcagcagccccagcagtaACCACCAGTCCTCCTTTACCAACAGAGCACGGAAAACATCGATAAATGGCTCCTCGGCCACTTCATCTGGTTGA
- the COMMD3 gene encoding COMM domain-containing protein 3: MELSAYAQGGWRLLGDPRCFPRRSYAAVLRAAFRSLLLGHSREGLDDPDLKDIDPTVLKHCHASAAMCILEAGKQKADISAISTCLEDCKLDKERIEQFCTEYQKNKDALEILLGSIGRSPLHITDVSWRLEYQIKNNQLHKTYQPSYLVTLNVEENSDSGSHPDVSFSCTMEQLQDLVGKLKDAAKSLERASQM; encoded by the exons ATGGAGCTGTCGGCGTACGCGCAGGGAGGGTGGCGGCTGTTGGGCGACCCCCGGTGCTTTCCCCGCCGCTCTTACGCCGCTGTGCTCCGCGCCGCCTTCCGCAGCCTCCTCCTAGGGCACTCCCGGGAAGGGTTGG ACGATCCGGACCTGAAAGATATTGACCCCACGGTATTAAAACATTGCCATGCTTCGGCTGCCATGTGTATTCTggaggcaggaaagcagaaagccGACATATCTGCTATAAG cACATGTCTAGAAGACTGTAAACTGGATAAAGAGAGAATAGAACAGTTTTGCACCGAATATCAG aaaaaCAAGGATGCATTGGAAATCCTACTGGGAAG CATAGGCAGATCTCCTCTCCATATAACTGATGTGTCTTGGCGCTTGGAATATCAGATCAAG AACAATCAACTTCATAAAACTTACCAGCCTTCCTACTTGGTGACCTTAAACGTAGAGGAG aacagTGATTCAGGATCACACCCAGATGTTAGCTTTAGTTGCACAATGGAGCAGTTACAG GATTTAGTTGGAAAACTAAAAGATGCTGCAAAAAGTCTAGAAAGAGCGTCTCAGATGTGA